A region of Solanum dulcamara chromosome 7, daSolDulc1.2, whole genome shotgun sequence DNA encodes the following proteins:
- the LOC129895358 gene encoding LOW QUALITY PROTEIN: xyloglucan galactosyltransferase XLT2 (The sequence of the model RefSeq protein was modified relative to this genomic sequence to represent the inferred CDS: substituted 3 bases at 3 genomic stop codons), with protein sequence MFPNSNNLPSKLKTPVFFADRKISFNSLQPLLSFHNPRTCLILTVLLFQILLLLTLRSRSFSAYIAFHPHRSSPLLTLPTKSSADSSTINTQVDNVTELCPLGKVYVYDLPLLFNAELIQNCNELNPWISPCEALSNDGFGREATALSDVIPASLVRLWYXTDQFALELIYHNRMLNYQCRTMEPESATTFYIPFYAGLAVGKYLFKNNSSAKDRDLHSELLLNWVQNQTYWKRTNGWDHFISMGRISWDFRRSKDKDWGSSCIYMPGMRNITRLLIEKNPWDYFDIGVPYPTGFHPSTADDIAQWQNFVRHCKRKTLFCFAGATRGFIKNEFRGLLLSHCYSESKSCRVLDCAGSKCSNGISEILETFLDSDFCLQPRGDSFTXRSIFDCMVAGSIPVFFWKRTAYYQYEWFLPGEPESYSVFIDRYEVKNGXSIKAVVEKFSKEKVKSMREKSIENIPKIVYGKPNEGINGIKDAFDIAVEGVLRRMKKQYKWKYEGSFV encoded by the coding sequence ATGTTTCCTAATTCCAATAACCTtccttcaaaactcaaaaccCCTGTTTTTTTTGCAGATCGAAAAATCTCCTTTAATTCCCTTCAACCTTTGCTTTCATTTCACAATCCCCGTACATGCCTTATTCTTACCGTCCTCCTCTTTCAAATTCTTCTCCTCCTCACTCTCCGCTCCCGCTCCTTCTCCGCTTACATAGCTTTCCACCCCCACCGTTCTTCTCCGCTTCTTACACTCCCTACTAAATCTTCCGCCGATAGTAGTACGATCAATACACAAGTTGATAATGTTACTGAATTATGTCCTTTAGGTAAAGTCTATGTATACGACCTTCCCCTGTTATTCAACGCGGAGCTGATACAAAATTGTAATGAGTTGAATCCCTGGATTTCCCCGTGCGAAGCCCTGTCGAACGACGGATTTGGCCGCGAAGCCACCGCTCTTTCAGATGTTATTCCGGCAAGCTTGGTCCGTTTGTGGTATTGAACGGACCAATTTGCATTGGAGTTGATTTACCATAACCGCATGTTGAATTACCAGTGCAGGACTATGGAGCCGGAATCAGCCACGACTTTCTACATTCCGTTCTATGCTGGTCTGGCAGTGGGGAAGTACTTGTTTAAGAATAACTCCAGTGCAAAAGATCGCGATCTCCATTCTGAGTTGTTGCTCAATTGGGTACAGAATCAGACCTATTGGAAGCGAACTAACGGATGGGATCATTTCATCTCGATGGGCCGGATTTCATGGGATTTCCGGCGATCCAAAGATAAAGATTGGGGTTCAAGTTGTATATACATGCCGGGTATGCGTAACATCACGCGCCTCCTAATTGAGAAAAACCCTTGGGACTATTTCGACATTGGAGTACCTTATCCCACCGGATTCCACCCCAGCACCGCCGATGACATCGCCCAGTGGCAGAACTTCGTCCGTCACTGTAAAAGGAAAACTCTGTTTTGCTTCGCCGGAGCTACACGGGGGTTTATCAAGAACGAATTCAGAGGTTTATTACTGAGTCATTGTTACAGCGAGTCAAAATCGTGCCGAGTTTTGGACTGTGCTGGTTCCAAATGCTCGAATGGCATTTCAGAGATTCTGGAAACTTTTCTCGATTCGGATTTCTGCTTACAACCCAGGGGTGATAGTTTCACTTGAAGGTCCATTTTTGATTGCATGGTGGCCGGTTCAATTCCGGTCTTTTTCTGGAAGAGAACGGCTTATTACCAATATGAGTGGTTTTTACCCGGTGAACCGGAGAGTTATTCGGTCTTTATAGACCGGTACGAGGTGAAAAATGGGTAGTCCATTAAAGCGGTTGTTGAAAAATTCAGCAAAGAAAAGGTGAAGTCCATGAGGGAGAAATCGATAGAGAATATACCGAAAATAGTGTATGGTAAACCGAATGAGGGAATAAATGGCATTAAAGATGCATTTGATATTGCAGTGGAAGGTGTATTGAGGAGAATGAAGAAGCAGTATAAATGGAAATATGAGGGCAGTTTTGTTTAG